A window of Streptomyces armeniacus contains these coding sequences:
- the metH gene encoding methionine synthase, whose protein sequence is MASSSTPSSARNPRADALREALASRVVVADGAMGTMLQEQDPTMEDFQQLEGCNEILNVTRPDIVASVHRRYFEVGVDCVETNTFGANFAALAEYDIPERVFELSEAGVRVAREVADEFAAGDGRMRWVLGSMGPGTKLPTLGHAPYVTLRDAYQQNAEGMIAGGADALLVETTQDLLQTKAAVLGARRALEATGSNLPVLCSVTVETTGTMLLGSEIGAALTALEPLGIDMIGLNCATGPAEMSEHLRHLAQHATVPISCMPNAGLPVLGKDGAHYPLTAEELADAQDGFVNDYGLSLVGGCCGTTPEHLRQLVERMNGRVPAERSPQPEPGAASLYQAVPFRQDASYLAIGERTNANGSKKFRTAMLEGRWDDCVEMARDQIREGAHLLDLCVDYVGRDGAADMAELAGRFATASTLPLVLDSTELPVLQAGLERLGGRAVINSVNYEDGDGPESRFAKVTALAAEHGAALMALTIDEEGQARTVEHKVAIAERLIEDLTGNWGIRESDILIDCLTFTICTGQEESRKDGVATIEAIRELKRRHPDVQTTLGLSNISFGLNPAARVVLNSVFLDECVKAGLDSAIVHASKIVPIARLEEEQVQTAMDLIYDRRAEGYDPLQRLLELFEGVDSKSMNASRAEELAALPLDERLQRRIIDGERNGLEADLEEALTTRPALDIVNDTLLAGMKVVGELFGSGQMQLPFVLQSAEVMKTAVAHLEPHMEKTDDEGKGTIVLATVRGDVHDIGKNLVDIILSNNGYTVVNLGIKQPVTAILEAAEEHKADVIGMSGLLVKSTVIMKENLEELNARKMASDFPVILGGAALTRAYVEQDLHEIYEGEVRYARDAFEGLRLMDALIGVKRGVPGAKLPELKQRRVPKRETPVEEPEVNDGSVRSDVATDNPVPAPPFWGTRVVKGIQLADYASWLDEGALFKGQWGLKEARTGGGPSYEELVETEGRPRLRGWLDRLQRENLLEAAVVHGYFPCHSKGDDLILLNEDGSERTRFTFPRQRRGRRLCLADFFRPEESGETDVVGLQVVTVGSKIGETTAELFAGDAYRDYLELHGLSVQLAEALAEYWHARVRDELGFSGQDPAEITDMFDLKYRGARFSLGYGACPNLEDRAKIAELLQPERIGVELSEEFQLHPEQSTDAIIIHHPEAKYFNAR, encoded by the coding sequence ATGGCCTCGAGCAGCACCCCGTCCTCCGCCCGGAACCCGCGTGCAGACGCACTGCGTGAGGCCTTGGCCTCGCGCGTCGTCGTCGCGGACGGAGCGATGGGCACGATGCTTCAGGAGCAGGACCCGACGATGGAGGACTTCCAGCAGCTCGAGGGCTGCAACGAGATCCTCAACGTGACCCGTCCCGACATCGTCGCCTCGGTCCACCGCCGGTACTTCGAGGTCGGCGTCGACTGCGTGGAGACCAACACCTTCGGCGCCAACTTCGCCGCGCTGGCCGAATACGACATCCCCGAGCGAGTCTTCGAACTGTCCGAGGCGGGTGTACGCGTCGCCCGCGAGGTCGCCGACGAGTTCGCCGCGGGCGACGGCCGCATGCGCTGGGTGCTGGGCTCCATGGGCCCCGGCACGAAGCTGCCCACACTGGGGCACGCGCCGTACGTCACGCTGCGGGACGCGTACCAGCAGAACGCCGAGGGCATGATCGCCGGCGGCGCCGACGCCCTCCTGGTGGAGACCACCCAGGACCTGCTGCAGACCAAGGCCGCGGTGCTGGGCGCCCGGCGCGCGCTGGAGGCCACCGGCTCCAACCTGCCCGTGCTGTGTTCGGTGACGGTGGAGACCACCGGCACGATGCTGCTGGGCTCGGAGATCGGTGCCGCGCTGACGGCGCTGGAGCCGCTGGGCATCGACATGATCGGGCTGAACTGCGCGACCGGCCCGGCCGAGATGAGCGAGCACCTGCGCCACCTCGCGCAGCACGCCACCGTGCCGATCTCCTGCATGCCGAACGCGGGCCTGCCCGTCCTGGGCAAGGACGGCGCCCACTACCCGCTGACCGCCGAAGAGTTGGCGGATGCCCAGGACGGCTTCGTCAACGACTACGGCCTGTCCCTGGTGGGCGGCTGCTGCGGCACCACCCCGGAGCATCTGCGGCAGCTGGTGGAGCGGATGAACGGCCGTGTCCCGGCGGAGCGTTCGCCGCAGCCGGAGCCGGGGGCGGCGTCGCTGTACCAGGCGGTGCCCTTCCGGCAGGACGCCTCGTACCTCGCGATCGGCGAGCGTACGAACGCCAACGGCTCGAAGAAGTTCCGCACCGCCATGCTCGAGGGCCGCTGGGACGACTGCGTGGAGATGGCGCGGGACCAGATCCGCGAGGGCGCGCACCTGCTGGACCTGTGTGTGGACTACGTGGGCCGGGACGGCGCCGCGGACATGGCCGAGCTGGCCGGGCGGTTCGCGACCGCCTCGACGCTGCCGCTGGTGCTGGACTCCACCGAACTGCCCGTCCTGCAGGCCGGTCTGGAGCGCCTGGGCGGCCGCGCCGTCATCAACTCCGTCAACTACGAGGACGGCGACGGCCCGGAGTCCCGCTTCGCGAAGGTCACCGCGCTGGCCGCCGAGCACGGCGCCGCGCTGATGGCGCTGACGATCGACGAGGAGGGGCAGGCGCGTACGGTCGAGCACAAGGTCGCCATCGCCGAACGCCTCATCGAGGACCTGACCGGGAACTGGGGCATCCGCGAGTCGGACATCCTCATCGACTGCCTGACCTTCACCATCTGCACCGGCCAGGAGGAGTCCCGCAAGGACGGCGTGGCCACCATCGAGGCCATCCGCGAACTCAAGCGCCGCCACCCCGACGTACAGACCACCCTGGGCCTGTCCAACATCTCCTTCGGCCTCAACCCGGCCGCCCGTGTCGTGCTCAACTCCGTGTTCCTGGACGAGTGCGTGAAGGCCGGTCTGGACTCCGCGATCGTGCACGCCTCGAAGATCGTGCCGATCGCCCGGCTGGAGGAGGAGCAGGTTCAGACCGCCATGGACCTGATCTACGACCGGCGCGCGGAGGGATACGACCCGCTGCAGCGGCTCCTGGAGCTGTTCGAGGGCGTGGACTCCAAGTCCATGAACGCCTCCCGCGCCGAGGAGCTGGCCGCGCTCCCGCTGGACGAGCGCCTCCAGCGGCGCATCATCGACGGCGAGCGCAACGGCCTGGAGGCGGACCTGGAGGAGGCTCTGACCACCCGGCCCGCGCTGGACATCGTCAACGACACGCTGCTGGCCGGCATGAAGGTCGTCGGCGAGCTGTTCGGCTCCGGGCAGATGCAGCTGCCGTTCGTGCTCCAGTCCGCCGAGGTGATGAAGACCGCGGTGGCCCATCTGGAGCCGCACATGGAGAAGACCGACGACGAGGGCAAGGGCACCATCGTGCTCGCCACCGTCCGCGGCGACGTCCACGACATCGGCAAGAACCTCGTCGACATCATCCTCTCCAACAACGGCTACACGGTGGTCAACCTCGGTATCAAGCAGCCGGTGACCGCGATCCTGGAGGCGGCCGAGGAGCACAAGGCGGACGTGATCGGCATGTCCGGGCTGCTGGTGAAGTCCACGGTGATCATGAAGGAGAACCTGGAGGAGCTCAACGCCCGCAAGATGGCCTCCGACTTCCCCGTCATCCTCGGCGGCGCTGCCCTGACCCGGGCGTATGTAGAGCAGGACCTGCACGAGATCTACGAGGGCGAAGTCCGGTACGCGCGGGACGCGTTCGAGGGTCTGCGGCTGATGGACGCGCTCATCGGCGTCAAGCGCGGCGTCCCCGGTGCCAAGCTGCCGGAGCTGAAGCAGCGCCGGGTGCCCAAGCGCGAGACCCCGGTGGAGGAGCCGGAGGTCAACGACGGCTCCGTACGCTCGGACGTGGCCACCGACAACCCGGTGCCCGCGCCCCCGTTCTGGGGGACCCGCGTGGTCAAGGGCATCCAGCTGGCGGACTACGCCTCCTGGCTGGACGAGGGCGCGCTGTTCAAGGGCCAGTGGGGCCTGAAGGAGGCCCGTACGGGCGGCGGGCCCAGCTACGAGGAGCTGGTGGAGACCGAGGGCCGGCCGCGGCTGCGCGGCTGGCTGGACCGGCTGCAGCGGGAGAACCTGCTGGAAGCGGCCGTCGTACACGGCTACTTCCCCTGCCACTCCAAGGGCGACGACCTGATCCTGCTGAACGAGGACGGCTCGGAGCGCACCCGCTTCACCTTCCCCCGCCAGCGCCGCGGCCGCCGCCTGTGCCTTGCGGACTTCTTCCGCCCGGAGGAGAGCGGCGAGACGGACGTGGTGGGGCTCCAGGTCGTCACCGTCGGCAGCAAGATCGGCGAGACCACCGCGGAGCTGTTCGCCGGCGACGCCTACCGCGACTACCTCGAACTGCACGGCCTGTCCGTCCAGCTCGCCGAGGCGCTCGCCGAGTACTGGCACGCCCGGGTCCGTGACGAGCTCGGCTTCTCCGGCCAGGACCCGGCGGAGATCACCGACATGTTCGACCTGAAGTACCGGGGTGCGCGCTTCTCCCTGGGCTACGGTGCCTGCCCGAACCTCGAGGACCGCGCGAAGATCGCCGAGCTGCTGCAGCCGGAGCGTATCGGCGTCGAGCTGTCCGAGGAGTTCCAGCTCCACCCGGAGCAGTCCACGGACGCCATCATCATCCACCACCCGGAAGCCAAGTACTTCAACGCACGGTAG
- a CDS encoding ferredoxin: MSTGNEALEVWIDQDLCTGDGICAQYAPEVFELDIDGLAYVKSADDELLQEKGATTPVPLPLLRDVADSAKECPGDCIHVRRVSDSVEVYGPEAE; encoded by the coding sequence AGCTCTCGAAGTCTGGATCGACCAGGATCTGTGCACAGGCGACGGGATCTGCGCGCAGTACGCGCCTGAGGTGTTCGAGCTGGACATCGACGGGCTCGCGTACGTGAAGAGCGCCGACGACGAACTGCTTCAGGAGAAGGGCGCCACGACGCCCGTACCGCTGCCGCTGCTGCGGGATGTGGCGGACTCCGCGAAGGAGTGTCCCGGCGACTGCATCCATGTACGTCGAGTTTCGGACAGTGTGGAAGTCTACGGTCCCGAAGCGGAGTAG
- a CDS encoding IclR family transcriptional regulator, with the protein MARTIQSLERAAAVLRLLAGGERRLGLSEVASALGLAKGTTHGLIRTLQQEGFVEQDGTTGKYTLGAELLRLGNSYLDVHELRARALVWTDDLARSSGESVYLGVLHQQGVLIVHHVFRPDDSRQVLEVGAMQPLHSTALGKVLSAYDPVAHSEAADGARKAFTEHTRTGLEEFEELLDLARARGWASDIEETWEGLASVAAPIHDRRRMPVGAVGITGAVERVCAGEDGIRAQIVAAVRDCARAVSRDLGSGRF; encoded by the coding sequence ATGGCCCGGACCATCCAGTCGCTGGAGCGTGCGGCGGCGGTGCTGCGGCTCTTGGCGGGTGGGGAGAGACGGCTGGGCCTGTCCGAGGTGGCCTCGGCACTCGGCCTCGCGAAGGGCACCACGCACGGGCTGATCCGCACGCTCCAGCAGGAGGGTTTCGTCGAGCAGGACGGGACCACGGGCAAGTACACGCTGGGCGCCGAGCTGCTCCGGCTCGGCAACAGCTATCTGGACGTGCACGAGCTGCGCGCCCGCGCCCTGGTGTGGACGGACGACCTGGCGCGGTCCAGCGGCGAGAGCGTGTATCTGGGCGTGCTGCACCAGCAGGGCGTGCTGATCGTGCACCACGTCTTCCGGCCGGACGACAGCCGCCAGGTGCTCGAGGTCGGCGCGATGCAGCCGCTGCACAGCACGGCGCTGGGCAAGGTGCTGTCGGCGTACGACCCGGTGGCGCACAGCGAGGCGGCGGACGGCGCGCGCAAGGCGTTCACGGAGCACACCAGGACGGGCCTAGAGGAGTTCGAGGAGCTGCTGGACCTGGCCCGGGCGCGCGGCTGGGCGTCCGACATCGAGGAGACCTGGGAGGGTCTCGCCTCGGTCGCGGCACCGATCCACGACCGGCGCCGGATGCCGGTGGGCGCGGTCGGGATCACGGGCGCGGTGGAGCGCGTCTGCGCGGGCGAGGACGGGATCAGGGCGCAGATAGTGGCCGCCGTACGGGACTGCGCGCGGGCCGTCTCCCGGGATCTTGGATCTGGACGTTTTTAG
- a CDS encoding RecB family exonuclease → MTTFPPAAGSERPAATPSSGSRRAPAPPTSLSPSRASDFMQCPLLYRFRVIDRLPEKPSAAAVRGTVVHAVLERLFDAPAADRSVPRARSLVAREWERLLAKRPELAELFAEETGAGADGDGDSAAELASWLAEAEALVERWFTLEDPSRLEPAERELFVEARLESGLRVRGIIDRVDVAPSGEVRIVDYKTGKAPPPEYAGGALFQMKFYALVLWRLRGTVPRRLQLVYLGSGDVLTYDPEEADLEGVERKLLALWDAIERATETGDWRPRRSKLCGWCDHQEHCPEFGGTPPPYPLTIQPRLPEPREGSDESPAGA, encoded by the coding sequence ATGACGACCTTTCCCCCCGCCGCGGGGAGTGAACGGCCAGCAGCCACGCCGAGTTCGGGGAGCCGGCGTGCTCCCGCCCCACCCACCTCGTTGTCCCCGTCGAGAGCCAGCGACTTCATGCAGTGCCCCCTGCTGTACCGCTTCCGGGTGATCGACCGGCTCCCGGAGAAGCCGTCCGCCGCCGCCGTACGCGGGACGGTGGTGCATGCCGTGCTGGAGCGGCTGTTCGACGCGCCCGCGGCGGACAGAAGCGTGCCCCGGGCGCGGTCGCTGGTGGCCCGCGAGTGGGAGCGGCTGCTGGCGAAGCGGCCGGAGCTGGCGGAGCTGTTCGCGGAGGAGACGGGCGCGGGCGCCGACGGTGACGGCGACAGCGCAGCCGAGCTGGCGAGCTGGCTGGCGGAGGCCGAGGCGCTCGTCGAGCGGTGGTTCACGCTGGAGGACCCGTCCCGGCTGGAGCCCGCCGAGCGGGAGCTGTTCGTGGAGGCGCGGCTGGAGTCCGGGCTCCGGGTGCGCGGCATCATCGACCGGGTGGACGTCGCCCCGAGCGGCGAGGTCCGCATCGTCGACTACAAGACGGGGAAGGCGCCCCCGCCGGAGTACGCGGGCGGCGCCCTCTTCCAGATGAAGTTCTACGCCCTGGTGCTGTGGCGGCTGCGCGGCACCGTGCCGCGCCGGCTCCAGCTGGTCTATCTGGGCAGCGGCGACGTCCTCACGTACGACCCGGAGGAGGCGGACCTGGAGGGCGTGGAGCGGAAGCTGCTGGCCCTGTGGGACGCCATCGAACGGGCCACGGAAACGGGCGACTGGCGGCCGCGGCGCAGCAAGCTCTGCGGCTGGTGCGACCACCAGGAGCACTGCCCGGAGTTCGGCGGCACTCCCCCGCCGTATCCGCTGACCATCCAGCCGCGGCTGCCGGAGCCACGCGAAGGGTCAGACGAGTCGCCCGCGGGTGCTTAG
- a CDS encoding ABC transporter substrate-binding protein, with protein sequence MKRKTLVLPALAGVLALLAAACGDSGGGDSGGGTIAVGTTDQFEVSEDSPAPFDPTATYDVGTWSVMRNTFQTLMRPPRSGTEPELDAAEKCEFSDQQGEQYRCTLRSGLKFSNGHELTTEDVKFSVLRMVDIGAELGPAGLLSNLDKVETPSDTEIVFHLKAPDATFPYKLATPAGAIVDSESYPKKGYKKGHEVVGSGPYKIDSFDAEGDKAVLARNPNYEGTLDVKNDKIELRSYDSSEAMEKALKNGTIDVMNRTISPEQVERLEKNDNDEIDLVESPGQEIRYLVFNTETPNGGEQAVRRAMARLVDRKSLARDVYRRTTEPLYSMVPTGLPGHRNSFFNEYGEPNTAAARRTLSSAGIDTPVKLTLHYTTDHYGAVTAEEFKLLQKQLNASGLFDVAIKGEAWDAYRTKAKEGKYEVYGYGWFPDFPDPDNFIGPFLEEDNFLNNPYANKEIRNTLLPKTRKETNRASTAADLGRMQDIISDEVPLLPLWQGKQYIAARDDITGVEWALNSSSSLQLWELERGVSG encoded by the coding sequence ATGAAGCGAAAGACCCTGGTGCTGCCTGCCCTGGCAGGCGTACTCGCCCTCCTTGCCGCCGCCTGCGGTGACTCCGGCGGCGGTGACTCCGGCGGCGGCACCATCGCGGTGGGTACGACGGACCAGTTCGAGGTGAGCGAGGACTCCCCGGCGCCGTTCGACCCCACCGCGACGTACGACGTGGGCACCTGGAGCGTCATGCGCAACACCTTCCAGACGCTGATGCGCCCGCCCCGGTCCGGCACCGAGCCGGAGCTGGACGCCGCCGAGAAGTGCGAGTTCTCCGACCAGCAGGGTGAGCAGTACCGCTGCACGCTCCGGAGCGGCCTCAAGTTCTCCAACGGTCACGAACTCACCACCGAGGACGTCAAGTTCTCGGTGCTGCGGATGGTCGACATAGGCGCCGAGCTCGGCCCCGCGGGCCTGTTGAGCAACCTCGACAAGGTGGAGACGCCCAGCGACACCGAGATCGTCTTCCATCTCAAGGCGCCGGACGCCACGTTCCCGTACAAGCTGGCCACCCCGGCCGGGGCGATAGTGGACAGCGAGAGCTACCCGAAGAAGGGCTACAAGAAGGGCCACGAGGTCGTGGGCTCGGGGCCGTACAAGATCGATTCCTTCGACGCCGAGGGCGACAAGGCGGTCCTGGCCAGGAACCCGAATTACGAGGGCACGCTCGACGTCAAGAACGACAAAATCGAACTGCGCTCGTACGACTCCTCCGAGGCGATGGAGAAGGCGCTCAAGAACGGCACGATCGACGTGATGAACCGGACGATCTCGCCGGAGCAGGTGGAGCGCCTGGAGAAGAACGACAACGACGAGATCGACCTCGTCGAGTCACCCGGCCAGGAGATCCGCTACCTCGTCTTCAACACCGAGACGCCCAACGGCGGCGAGCAGGCCGTCCGCCGCGCCATGGCCCGGCTGGTCGACCGCAAGAGCCTGGCCCGCGACGTGTACCGGCGCACCACGGAACCGCTCTACTCCATGGTCCCCACCGGGCTCCCCGGCCACCGGAACTCCTTCTTCAACGAGTACGGCGAACCGAACACCGCCGCCGCACGCCGCACCCTGAGCAGCGCGGGCATCGACACCCCCGTGAAGCTCACCCTCCACTACACCACCGACCACTACGGCGCCGTCACCGCCGAGGAGTTCAAGCTGCTGCAGAAGCAGCTGAACGCCAGCGGTCTCTTCGACGTGGCCATCAAGGGCGAGGCCTGGGACGCGTACCGGACGAAGGCGAAGGAAGGTAAGTACGAGGTGTACGGGTACGGCTGGTTCCCGGACTTCCCCGACCCGGACAACTTCATCGGGCCGTTCCTGGAAGAGGACAACTTCCTCAACAACCCGTACGCCAACAAGGAGATACGGAACACGCTGCTCCCCAAGACCCGCAAGGAGACCAACCGCGCGAGCACGGCGGCGGATCTCGGCCGGATGCAGGACATCATCTCCGACGAGGTCCCGCTGCTCCCGCTGTGGCAGGGCAAGCAGTACATCGCGGCGCGCGACGACATCACGGGAGTGGAGTGGGCACTCAACTCCTCGTCCTCACTTCAGCTGTGGGAGCTGGAGCGGGGCGTCTCCGGCTGA
- a CDS encoding site-2 protease family protein: MADTDNGGGPYGSGPGTPGDKGSGEGRRPDRRRYTSGGILMGRPFGVPVYVAPSWFLVAALITWVFGGQLDRVLPELGGARYLIALFFAVAFYASVLVHELAHTVAALRFKLPVRRIQLQFFGGVSEIEKESETPGREFVLAFVGPLLSLVLAGVFYAGMQVVEPDTVPGVLLAGLMVSNLIVAVFNLLPGLPLDGGRMLRAVVWKISGKPMTGTVAAAWTGRALAIAVLIGFPLATHAGGFTDEGVGGMDTLTDALLAAILAAIIWTGAGNSLRMARLRERLPDLRARTLTRRAVPVESATPLSEALRRANEAGARALVVVDGQGDPVAVVREAAIVGIPEHRRPWVAVSTLAQDLKEGMRVPAELAGEDLLDHLRAAPATEYLVVEETGEIYGVLSTGDVEKAFVEAMAKPAS, from the coding sequence GTGGCGGACACGGACAACGGCGGCGGACCGTACGGCAGCGGTCCGGGCACACCGGGCGACAAGGGCAGCGGCGAGGGCCGCCGCCCGGACCGCCGCCGGTACACCAGTGGCGGCATCCTGATGGGCCGCCCGTTCGGCGTGCCCGTCTACGTGGCGCCCAGCTGGTTCCTCGTGGCCGCGCTGATCACCTGGGTCTTCGGCGGCCAGCTGGACCGGGTGCTGCCCGAGCTCGGCGGGGCGCGCTATCTCATCGCGCTGTTCTTCGCCGTCGCCTTCTACGCCTCCGTGCTGGTCCACGAGCTGGCCCACACGGTCGCCGCGCTCCGCTTCAAGCTCCCGGTGCGCCGTATCCAGCTGCAGTTCTTCGGCGGCGTCTCGGAGATCGAGAAGGAGTCCGAGACGCCCGGCCGCGAGTTCGTCCTCGCCTTCGTCGGGCCGCTGCTGTCGCTCGTGCTGGCCGGGGTGTTCTACGCCGGCATGCAGGTCGTCGAGCCCGACACGGTCCCCGGCGTGCTCCTCGCCGGGCTGATGGTCTCCAACCTCATCGTCGCCGTCTTCAACCTGCTGCCCGGGCTACCGCTGGACGGCGGCCGGATGCTGCGCGCCGTCGTGTGGAAGATCAGCGGCAAGCCGATGACCGGGACGGTCGCCGCCGCCTGGACCGGCCGCGCGCTCGCCATCGCCGTCCTCATCGGCTTCCCGCTGGCCACGCACGCGGGCGGGTTCACCGACGAGGGCGTCGGCGGCATGGACACGCTCACCGACGCGCTGCTCGCCGCCATCCTCGCCGCGATCATCTGGACCGGCGCCGGGAACAGCCTCCGGATGGCCCGCCTCCGCGAACGCCTCCCGGACCTGCGCGCCCGTACGCTCACCCGCCGCGCCGTCCCCGTCGAGTCCGCGACACCGCTGTCCGAGGCGCTGCGCCGCGCGAACGAGGCGGGCGCCCGCGCCCTGGTCGTGGTGGACGGGCAGGGCGACCCCGTGGCGGTCGTACGGGAGGCCGCCATCGTCGGCATCCCCGAGCACCGCCGCCCGTGGGTCGCGGTGAGCACCCTCGCGCAGGACCTCAAGGAGGGCATGCGGGTCCCGGCGGAGCTGGCGGGGGAGGACCTGCTCGACCACCTGCGGGCGGCGCCGGCCACCGAGTACCTGGTCGTCGAGGAGACCGGCGAGATCTACGGCGTGCTGTCGACGGGCGACGTGGAGAAGGCGTTCGTCGAGGCGATGGCGAAGCCTGCGTCGTAG
- a CDS encoding HAD family hydrolase: protein MTSTIPTTVTRVAEESGLQAVLLDMDGTLVDTEGFWWDAEVEVFAGLGHELDEAWRHVVVGGPMTRSAGFLISATTADITLDELTVLLNAAFVERLERGVPLMPGARRLLTELAAHDMPVALVSASHRTVIDRMLLSLGPEHFDFTLAGDELTRTKPHPDPYLTAAARLGADPARCAVLEDTVTGVASAEAAGCRVVAVPSVAPIEPCAGRTIVGSLEEVDLEFLRSLVMIAH, encoded by the coding sequence ATGACGAGCACCATCCCCACCACGGTCACCCGTGTGGCAGAGGAGTCCGGGCTGCAGGCGGTGCTGCTGGACATGGACGGCACGCTGGTCGACACCGAGGGCTTCTGGTGGGACGCCGAGGTGGAGGTGTTCGCCGGTCTCGGGCACGAGCTCGACGAGGCGTGGCGGCACGTCGTGGTGGGCGGGCCCATGACCCGCAGCGCGGGCTTCCTGATCAGCGCCACGACCGCCGACATCACCCTGGACGAGCTCACCGTGCTCCTCAACGCCGCCTTCGTCGAACGGCTCGAGCGCGGCGTCCCGTTGATGCCCGGCGCCCGCCGCCTGCTTACCGAACTCGCCGCGCACGACATGCCCGTGGCGCTCGTCTCCGCCTCCCACCGCACCGTCATCGACCGGATGCTGCTCTCGCTCGGGCCGGAGCACTTCGACTTCACGCTCGCCGGCGACGAGCTGACGCGTACGAAGCCGCACCCGGATCCGTATCTGACCGCCGCGGCGCGGCTGGGCGCCGACCCGGCGCGCTGCGCGGTGCTGGAGGACACGGTGACCGGTGTCGCCTCCGCCGAGGCGGCGGGCTGCCGGGTGGTGGCCGTGCCGTCCGTCGCGCCGATCGAGCCGTGTGCGGGGCGTACGATCGTCGGCTCGCTGGAAGAAGTCGATCTCGAATTCCTGCGCTCTCTGGTGATGATCGCGCACTGA
- a CDS encoding response regulator, whose translation MAIRVLLVDDQPLLRTGFRMILEAENDVAVVGEAGDGMQALDQVRALQPDVVLMDIRMPRMDGVEATRQITGPAKDGPAKVLVLTTFDLDEYVVEALRAGASGFLLKDAPAGELVQAIRVVAAGEAMLAPSITRRLLDKYAGKLPSGEDPVPDTLHTLTEREVEVLKLVARGLSNAEIAADLFVSETTVKTHVGHVLTKLGLRDRVQAAVYAYESGLVRPGAQ comes from the coding sequence GTGGCAATCCGCGTTCTGCTGGTCGACGACCAGCCGCTGCTGCGCACCGGCTTTCGGATGATTCTGGAGGCGGAGAACGACGTGGCCGTCGTCGGGGAGGCCGGGGACGGCATGCAGGCGCTCGACCAGGTGCGTGCGCTCCAGCCCGACGTGGTCCTGATGGACATCCGCATGCCCCGGATGGACGGCGTCGAGGCGACGCGGCAGATCACCGGCCCCGCGAAGGACGGCCCGGCGAAGGTGCTGGTGCTGACCACGTTCGACCTGGACGAGTACGTGGTCGAGGCACTGCGCGCGGGCGCCAGCGGCTTCCTGCTCAAGGACGCGCCCGCGGGCGAGTTGGTGCAGGCGATCCGGGTGGTGGCGGCGGGCGAGGCGATGCTGGCGCCGTCGATCACGCGCCGGCTGCTCGACAAGTACGCGGGCAAGCTGCCGTCCGGCGAGGACCCGGTGCCGGACACCCTGCACACGCTGACGGAGCGTGAGGTGGAGGTGCTGAAGCTGGTGGCGCGTGGGCTGTCGAACGCGGAGATCGCCGCGGACCTCTTCGTCAGCGAGACGACGGTGAAGACGCACGTCGGGCACGTGCTGACCAAACTCGGCCTGCGCGACCGGGTGCAGGCCGCGGTGTACGCGTACGAGAGCGGGCTGGTGCGTCCCGGCGCGCAGTGA
- a CDS encoding tRNA (adenine-N1)-methyltransferase, whose protein sequence is MSEPTGAARRRGPFKVGDQVQLTDPKGRHYTFTLEAGKSFHTHKGAFPHDELIGAPEGSVVRTTGNVAYLALRPLLPDYVLSMPRGAAVVYPKDAGQVLAMADIFPGARIVEAGVGSGSLSTFLLRAIGDQGMLHSYERRADFAEIAQQNVERYFGSPHPAWTLTVGDLQDNLAESDIDRVILDMLAPWECLEAVSKALVPGGILCAYVATTTQLARTVEAIREHGTFNEPQAWETMVRNWHVEGLAVRPDHRMIGHTGFLLTARRLADGVEPPLRRRRPAKGAYGDDYTGPGSGSK, encoded by the coding sequence ATGTCCGAACCGACCGGTGCAGCCCGCCGTCGCGGGCCCTTCAAGGTCGGGGACCAGGTCCAGCTCACCGATCCCAAGGGACGCCATTACACGTTCACGCTCGAAGCCGGGAAGAGCTTCCACACCCACAAGGGTGCCTTCCCGCACGACGAGCTGATCGGCGCTCCAGAGGGCAGTGTCGTCCGTACCACGGGCAACGTCGCCTACCTCGCGCTGCGCCCGCTGCTCCCCGACTACGTCCTGTCCATGCCGCGCGGCGCCGCCGTCGTCTACCCCAAGGACGCCGGGCAGGTGCTGGCCATGGCCGACATCTTCCCGGGCGCGCGGATCGTCGAGGCGGGCGTGGGCTCCGGCTCCCTCAGCACCTTCCTGCTGCGGGCCATCGGCGACCAGGGCATGCTGCACTCGTACGAGCGCCGGGCCGACTTCGCGGAGATCGCCCAGCAGAACGTCGAGCGGTACTTCGGCAGCCCGCACCCCGCCTGGACGCTCACCGTCGGGGACCTCCAGGACAACCTCGCCGAGTCGGACATCGACCGCGTCATCCTGGACATGCTCGCGCCCTGGGAGTGCCTGGAGGCCGTCTCCAAGGCGCTCGTGCCGGGCGGCATCCTGTGCGCGTACGTCGCCACCACCACGCAGCTCGCGCGCACCGTCGAGGCCATCAGGGAGCACGGCACCTTCAACGAGCCGCAGGCATGGGAAACCATGGTGCGCAACTGGCACGTCGAGGGCCTGGCCGTACGCCCCGACCACCGCATGATCGGACACACCGGGTTCCTGCTCACCGCACGCCGCCTCGCCGACGGCGTGGAGCCGCCGCTGCGCCGCCGCCGGCCCGCGAAGGGCGCGTACGGGGACGACTACACGGGGCCGGGCAGCGGCTCCAAGTAG